The following proteins are co-located in the Tetrapisispora phaffii CBS 4417 chromosome 4, complete genome genome:
- the CDC9 gene encoding DNA ligase (ATP) CDC9 (similar to Saccharomyces cerevisiae CDC9 (YDL164C); ancestral locus Anc_7.343), protein MAIGRLQTTIFRQLSYCRPFVSSLRFGTASLLYTRTMSNSLEPSKKQATLARFFTSMGKKTPPAVEVATKQESPENHVDKKRKVEVHPSQSVGASEKAESPPDQTKSTVLYSEVCNLFQQIEETSSRLAIIKLCSEFFIRVIKNNPSDIIIVAYLFINRLGPDYEPGLELGLGENLLIKTISEAYGKSIKQIKLELKETGDLGTIARDARNIQPTMFKPKPLTISDVFNNLKKIASATGKDSQLRKIKLIKQMLSASKGLEAKFLIRSLESKLRIGLAEKTVLISLSKALLLHEHWKEKGESKFDEEDVESMDLIEQAEAKLREAHCQVPNYEIVINLCLQDGILNIDKTCTLRPGIPLKPMLAKPTKAITEVLNAFQGKEFISEYKYDGERAQVHLLEGGEMRIYSRNGENMTERYPELDVKDFLCVVKAITNDQEGENAIQPVKDIILDCEVVAWDVEQKKILPFQVLTTRKRKNVDLKDVKVRVCLFAFDLLYLNNEGMINKSLRERQEILRKVTVLVPGEFQYATSLITSDMDELQTFLDQAVKNSCEGLMVKMLDGEESHYEPSKRSRNWLKLKKDYLDGVGDSLDLVVMGAYFGKGKRTGSYGGFLLGCYNEDTQEFETCCKIGTGFSDEMLGNLHTLLQPTEIDNPPMTYIYDSSAEPDVWFQAKVLFEVLTADLSLSPVYKAGNSRYDKGISLRFPRFLRIREDKDVTDGTTSEDIIEFYESQSHIQN, encoded by the coding sequence ATGGCTATAGGGAGATTACAGACGACTATTTTCAGACAACTATCATATTGCAGACCTTTTGTTTCGTCATTACGTTTTGGAACAGCATCGCTATTATATACACGCACAATGTCTAATTCACTGGAACCTTCCAAAAAACAGGCTACGCTGGCAAGGTTTTTCACCTCCATGGGTAAGAAGACTCCTCCCGCAGTGGAAGTGGCTACGAAACAAGAATCTCCAGAGAATCATGTAGataaaaagagaaaagtGGAAGTCCATCCATCTCAGTCTGTCGGTGCTTCAGAGAAAGCTGAAAGTCCCCCAGATCAAACCAAGTCGACGGTGCTGTATTCAGAGGTTTGTAACTTGTTCCAGCAGATTGAAGAAACGTCCTCTCGTTTAGCAATAATCAAGCTATGTTCGGAGTTTTTCATTAGAGTGATCAAGAATAATCCATCAGATATAATCATCGTTGCGTATCTTTTCATCAACAGACTAGGTCCCGACTATGAACCGGGTCTGGAGTTAGGGTTGGGTGAAAATCTGTTGATAAAGACAATTAGCGAAGCATATGGTAAGTCCATCAAGCAAATAAAACTGGAGTTGAAAGAAACAGGGGATTTGGGCACTATTGCACGCGATGCAAGGAATATCCAGCCGACCATGTTTAAACCAAAACCGTTGACAATCTCAGACGTGTTCAACAACTTGAAGAAAATCGCAAGCGCCACTGGTAAGGACTCGCAATTGAGGAAAATTAagttaataaaacaaatgtTATCTGCATCTAAGGGTTTGGAGGCAAAGTTTCTAATCAGATCATTGGAATCAAAGCTTAGAATTGGGCTAGCGGAAAAAACGGTCTTGATATCGTTGTCGAAGGCACTGCTGCTACATGAACATTGGAAAGAGAAAGGGGAAAGTAAATtcgatgaagaagatgtcGAATCCATGGACTTAATTGAACAAGCTGAGGCAAAATTAAGGGAAGCACATTGTCAAGTACCTAATTATGAAATTGTCATTAACTTATGTTTACAAGATGGTATCCTGAATATTGACAAAACTTGTACCCTGAGACCTGGTATCCCATTGAAACCTATGTTAGCAAAACCAACAAAGGCAATTACAGAGGTCCTGAACGCTTTCCAAGGCAAAGAGTTTATTTCTGAATACAAGTACGACGGTGAAAGAGCACAGGTACATCTGTTGGAGGGCGGTGAAATGAGAATATATTCCCGTAACGGTGAAAACATGACTGAGAGATACCCAGAACTGGATGTGAAAGACTTCTTGTGTGTTGTGAAGGCCATCACCAACGACCAAGAAGGAGAAAATGCGATCCAACCAGTGAAGGACATTATCCTAGATTGTGAAGTTGTGGCTTGGGATGTCGAACAGAAAAAGATTCTACCATTCCAAGTGTTGACCACAAGAAAACGTAAAAATGTCGACTTGAAAGATGTTAAAGTCCGTGTCTGTCTGTTTGCATTTGATTTACTATACTTGAATAACGAAGGAATGATTAACAAGAGTCTAAGAGAAAGACAAGAAATTTTGCGTAAAGTCACAGTTCTTGTACCGGGAGAGTTCCAATATGCAACTTCTCTTATCACGTCTGATATGGATGAGTTACAGACGTTCTTAGATCAAGCCGTCAAGAATTCATGTGAAGGGTTAATGGTCAAAATGTTGGATGGTGAAGAGTCGCATTATGAACCAAGTAAGAGATCGCGTAATTGgttaaaattgaagaaggATTATCTGGATGGTGTTGGCGATTCATTAGATCTTGTAGTGATGGGTGCTTATTTTGGTAAAGGTAAAAGAACAGGTTCGTATGGTGGATTCTTATTAGGATGTTACAACGAAGACACACAAGAGTTCGAGACATGTTGTAAAATCGGTACTGGTTTTTCAGATGAGATGCTAGGGAACTTACACACACTCCTGCAACCTACTGAAATCGACAATCCACCAATGACGTACATATATGATTCCAGTGCAGAGCCCGACGTTTGGTTTCAAGCAAAGGTGCTGTTCGAAGTGCTGACCGCTGATTTGTCATTGTCTCCAGTGTACAAAGCAGGCAATTCAAGGTACGACAAAGGTATCTCGTTGAGATTTCCCAGATTCCTAAGAATCAGAGAGGACAAAGACGTGACTGACGGAACGACTTCTGAAGACATAATCGAATTCTACGAGAGTCAATCCCACATACAGAATTGA
- the QRI5 gene encoding mitochondrial 37S ribosomal protein mS38 (similar to Saccharomyces cerevisiae QRI5 (YLR204W); ancestral locus Anc_7.345): MFGIVRNCAWKAPRALHGVFNLKLRKNYLHTFVDSRASSILGNPVINSKVLVQLNLRPLAPLAPVRDVPHQNIVEMELDSVMRKRKKKMKKHKLRKRRKREKAEKRKLSQGR; the protein is encoded by the coding sequence ATGTTTGGTATTGTGAGAAACTGTGCTTGGAAGGCACCGAGAGCTCTCCATGGGGTCTTCAACCTTAAATTGAGGAAAAACTATTTGCATACATTTGTGGACAGCAGAGCGAGCTCGATTCTGGGAAACCCTGTTATCAACTCGAAGGTCTTGGTGCAGTTGAACTTGAGACCATTGGCTCCATTGGCCCCTGTTCGTGATGTGCCGCATCAGAATATCGTCGAAATGGAATTGGATTCTGTGATGAGGAAGaggaaaaagaagatgaagaaacaTAAATTGAGGAAGAGGAGGAAGAGAGAGAAGGCTGAGAAGAGAAAGCTGTCTCAAGGCAGGTAA